In the genome of Coturnix japonica isolate 7356 chromosome 19, Coturnix japonica 2.1, whole genome shotgun sequence, one region contains:
- the SLC13A2 gene encoding solute carrier family 13 member 2 yields MFNIAVCLYSPQEQRWAFQHRASSTMAPCWQVALAFRKYLITILVPLLFLPLPLAVPTKEAKCGYVIILMALLWCTEALPLAVTALLPVLLFPMMNIMDSTTVCREYLKDTNMLFIGGLLMAIAIENWNLHKRVALRVLLITGVRPALLLMGFMLVTAFLSMWISNTATTAMMVPIAQAVLDQLHKSEMQSEAASQVHENDNKAFELQEEPTKSNSIKEMEEKGNNHVLAAEKDEERNERPVDEKHKKLCKGMSLSICYAASIGGIATLTGTTPNLVLKGQVDEIFPNNDNVINFASWFSFAFPTMVVLLVLAWIWLQILYLGFNFPKNFGCVRDPSAKTKDQQAYQIIKEENKKLGSMKFAEIAVLVLFILLVLLWFTRDPGFIPGWATVLFNKNDISFVSDATVAIFISVLLFVIPAEFSIKKQTGGKTKIRAPSALLNWKVVHEKMPWNIVFLLGGGFALAKGSEESGLSGWLGTKLTPLEKIPHPAIAFLLCLLIATFTECASNVATTTLFLPILASMAQSICLNPLYVMLPCTLSASLAFMLPVATPPNAIVFSYGHLKVIDMAKAGFVLNILGVLTINLAINTWASSLFQLNTYPSWANSTNC; encoded by the exons GAGGCCAAATGTGGTTACGTTATCATCCTGATGGCACTGCTATGGTGCACGGAAGCTTTGCCGTTGGCTGTCACAGCACTCCTTCCTGTCCTGCTCTTCCCAATGATGAATATCATGGATTCGACAACA GTCTGCAGGGAGTATTTGAAGGACACCAATATGCTTTTCATTGGGGGGCTGCTGATGGCCATTGCTATTGAGAACTGGAACCTACACAAGCGTGTTGCTCTGCGGGTCTTGCTCATCACTGGTGTCAGACCAGCCCT ACTTCTGATGGGTTTCATGCTTGTGACTGCATTCCTGTCCATGTGGATAAGTAACACAGCTACCACCGCCATGATGGTGCCCATAGCACAAGCAGTTCTGGATCAGCTGCACAAGTCAGAAATGCAGTCTGAAGCAGCCAGCCAAGTGCATGAGAATGACAACAAGGCCTTTGAACTGCAAGAAGAGccaacaaaatcaaacagcatcaaagaaatggaggaaaaag GTAATAACCATGTTCTGGCAGCTGAGAAAGACGAAGAGAGAAATGAACGCCCTGTAGATGAAAAGCACAAGAAACTCTGCAAGGGAATGTCTCTCTCCATTTGTTACGCAGCCAGCATTGGAGGGATTGCAACTCTGACTGGGACAACACCAAATCTGGTGCTGAAGGGACAAGTCGATGA GATCTTTCCCAACAATGACAACGTCATCAACTTCGCCTCTTggttctcttttgcttttcccaccATGGTCGTGTTGCTGGTTTTGGCCTGGATTTGGCTGCAAATTCTGTACTTGGGCTTTAA TTTTCCAAAGAATTTTGGCTGTGTGAGAGATCCCTCTGCAAAGACCAAGGATCAACAGGCCTACCAAATTATCAAGGAGGAGAACAAGAAACTGGGATCCATGAAGTTTGCAGAGATTGCAGTCCTGGTCCTCTTCATCCTACTGGTACTGCTTTGGTTTACCAGGGACCCTGGTTTCATACCAGGTTGGGCAACTGTTCTCTTCAACAAAAATGATATAAG CTTTGTCTCTGATGCCACAGTTGccatcttcatttcagttttgctgttcGTCATCCCTGCTGAATTCTCTATCAAGAAGCAGACAG GCGGCAAGACAAAGATCCGAGCACCTTCAGCTCTCCTGAACTGGAAAGTAGTTCACGAGAAAATGCCATGGAACATCGTGTTCCTGCTGGGAGGTGGTTTTGCCTTGGCCAAAGGCAGCGAG GAATCCGGTCTGTCCGGATGGTTGGGTACCAAACTGACTCCCCTGGAGAAGATCCCTCATCCAGCCATTGCGTTCCTGTTGTGTCTCCTTATTGCTACTTTCACTGAGTGTGCCAGCAACGTGGCCACCACCACCCTCTTTCTCCCTATCCTGGCTTCAATG GCTCAATCAATCTGCCTCAATCCACTCTATGTCATGCTGCCCTGTACACTTTCGGCGTCGTTGGCGTTCATGCTCCCAGTGGCCACTCCCCCCAACGCCATTGTCTTCTCATACGGACATCTCAAGGTTATAGACATG GCCAAAGCTGGATTTGTACTCAACATCCTGGGTGTTCTGACAATAAATCTCGCCATCAACACCTGGGCTTCATCCTTGTTCCAGCTGAATACCTACCCATCTTGGGCAAACTCAACGAATTGCTAG